The Rhabdothermincola sediminis DNA window GTGACCCGCGTACGGCAGCGGCGTGCGAACGGGAAGCTCGCCCACCCCGGGTGTCGGGATCACGTCGGGCGCGATGGCGTTCACGCGCACGTGCCGGTCGCCGAGCTCCAAAGCCAGGCTCATCGTGAGGTTGGCCACCGCGGCCTTCATCGCCGCGTACACCGCGAAGCCCGGGGCGGCGCGATGGGCCTCGATCGAGGTGATGTTGATGATCGACCCGCCCCCACCACGGGTGTCCGGGACAGCAGGCGGCAGGTGCGGCACCACCGCCCGGATCATGGTGGTCACGCTGGTGAAGTTCTCGTGCACGAGAGCGTCCTGACCCTTGTCGCTCACGTCGAGGAACGCGGCGGCGAACCCACCGCCCGCGTTGTTGACGAGCACGTCGATCCGGCCTGCGGCTGCGGCCACCTCGTTCACCCACGCACGCACCGGGCCCGGCTCGCGCACGTCGAGCACCCCGGCCCACGCGCGCCGGCCCTCGGCTTCACATCGGGCCGCGACGTCCGTCAGCAGCTCGCCGTTGCGGTCACAGATCGCGAGGTCGGCACCCGCGACGGCGAAGCAGTGCGCGATCGCGGCCCCGATGCCCTGCGCCGCGCCGGTGATCACCGCCACCTTGCCGGCGAGGCTGAACGCACCGGGGCCGAGCACCATGGGGCGACTCTAGAGTGCGCACATGGGATACGACGTGGACGGCAAGCGGGTGCTGGTGACCGGCGCGTCGGCCGGCATCGGCTCGGCCGTGGCTCGAGGGATGGCCGAGCGCGGGGCGATCGTGGGCATCTGCGCCCGGCGGGCGGACCGGCTGGCCGAGGTGCTCGACGACTGCCAGCGCTACTCGCCGCAGTCGCGCAGCTGGGTGGTCGACCTCGCCGATCTCGACAGGGTGTCGTCGTTCGCGCTCGAAGCCGACGACGCCCTCGGCGGCATCGACGTGCTGGTGAACAACGCGGGGATCCCGAAGCGGCGTAAGGTCCAGGCCCTCACCGTGGAGGAGATCGACGCGGTGATGGGCCTCAACTACCTCTCGCCGGTGCGGCTGATCCTGGCCCTGCTCCCCCGGATGCTGGCCCGGGCCGCCGAGGGGCGCGAGCCGGCCCACATCGTGAACATCTCCTCGGTCGCGGCCCGCCTGAGCCCCCCAGGTGAGGCCGCCTACGCGGCCTCGAAGGCCGCGCTGACCGCGTTCTCCGAGTGCCTGGCCGCCGAACTGTGGGATCAGCCGGTCGACGTGCACCTGATCAACCCGGGCGTGATCGACACCGAGCTGTTCGAGCTGCCCGGCAACGACCCGCTGCTCGCCACGGACATCGAGCCGTTGCCCCCGGCGCTGGTGGCGGACCTGCTCGTCGAGCAGCTCGATCGGGGCGCGTTCGAGCTGTACGTGCCGGAGTGGTTCCGCGACCTGTTCGCGGTGAAGGCCGGCGACATCGAGGGCTTCATCGCCGGGGCCGCCGAGTACCAGCGGCAGCGGGAGGCCGAGGCCGGCGCCGAGGCCGGCATCGGAGCCACACCAGAAACCTGACGCTGGTGTCATGCTAGGTTCGCCGGCGATGGCAGCCACGGCGGTGCCGCAGACCTGGCGCTACCTCGACCTCGGCCGACAGGGCCCGTACGAGAACGCCTCGGTGATGCCGGTGCTCGCCCGCTCCGTGGCCGAGGGCTCGGGCCCGATCGCGCAGACCAGCGTGTGGGGAAGCACCCATCTCAACGTGGGCTGGTTCGACGACGTGGATGCCACGCTCGATCTCGAGCGCTGCCGCGAGCTCGGCGTGTCGGTCGTGCGCCGCCAGCTCTACGGCGGCGGCACAGCGTTCTACGACGCGG harbors:
- a CDS encoding SDR family NAD(P)-dependent oxidoreductase; its protein translation is MVLGPGAFSLAGKVAVITGAAQGIGAAIAHCFAVAGADLAICDRNGELLTDVAARCEAEGRRAWAGVLDVREPGPVRAWVNEVAAAAGRIDVLVNNAGGGFAAAFLDVSDKGQDALVHENFTSVTTMIRAVVPHLPPAVPDTRGGGGSIINITSIEAHRAAPGFAVYAAMKAAVANLTMSLALELGDRHVRVNAIAPDVIPTPGVGELPVRTPLPYAGHVDDVAAAALFLASDASSFVTGSTLHVDGGNRAAGGWRRSVEGTFVT
- a CDS encoding SDR family NAD(P)-dependent oxidoreductase, with amino-acid sequence MGYDVDGKRVLVTGASAGIGSAVARGMAERGAIVGICARRADRLAEVLDDCQRYSPQSRSWVVDLADLDRVSSFALEADDALGGIDVLVNNAGIPKRRKVQALTVEEIDAVMGLNYLSPVRLILALLPRMLARAAEGREPAHIVNISSVAARLSPPGEAAYAASKAALTAFSECLAAELWDQPVDVHLINPGVIDTELFELPGNDPLLATDIEPLPPALVADLLVEQLDRGAFELYVPEWFRDLFAVKAGDIEGFIAGAAEYQRQREAEAGAEAGIGATPET